The following proteins come from a genomic window of Lachnoclostridium phytofermentans ISDg:
- a CDS encoding RCC1 domain-containing protein, producing MKKESKQYGELNENDLKINMKAVYEGMKYQSKSKQELLARIQQIELRKNDTSSEETHDYVYLNLRNQKKIEGRGVSFLKLGARILTIAAVIFFVSVLIYNVHIRLEKQKEAAVDLNEVDQINKENKEQNENKEQNENKQGEHNSQNSDSEQSHENQQNKESNQINEEYGKDNLFGNEREVPVRVSMEELHLTGEFRLSDCYLTNVVQPENQYIIDKEGILWGLGDNRAGQLGQSVQGYFGEAYVDYTKEPVKIAENVVHVDASRNYFAVYLTEDGSLYGMGANFDGLMGIKQVGSYFNHSIDVCAIRPVLLMKDVAYARCGEYHILVLKKDGTVWKIGDTKDDSQKPDSMGTIDWYENTPISEPKKMLEDAIYISTDSFQCAAIRSDGTLWTWGDNRKGVLGTGNYEEGTVETPQQIATDVNMVWLGEVAFNSTVTKITYGMRQSEARLPIPQMIIQKKDGTFWGCGVGFGEYEKIVSGEKIKLSADLVPVGLTSKDSQIMNHELRDFPLGTSYFEVIQYLKKKQISYQAFEVSNEIEISHNYFGNQYACSVLEFSDSGKLETIEIGFGFSPEGKIRVQSSVEEVQSIYGEEDISLYKNNGSIIKEYVYANGYLQISSRDGAVTNIKISKYSFLPQVIMEKLCSKEERTYQSEQDKLMEIPPTINEFELQNGKVILYETVDSQSLTRQYQVETIPCKLGKAVVVTRSTTIDNETKVDQLILSIMDDKFDKVLAKVIKLNAIGGSHISINEQEVSVEYSKNPKKIIENASDKEIGKIYLTDDGWVERN from the coding sequence ATGAAAAAAGAGTCAAAACAGTATGGAGAACTTAATGAAAATGATTTAAAAATTAATATGAAAGCAGTATATGAAGGAATGAAATACCAATCGAAATCAAAGCAAGAGTTGTTAGCACGGATTCAACAAATAGAACTAAGAAAAAATGACACTAGTTCAGAAGAAACGCATGACTATGTCTATTTGAACTTAAGAAATCAAAAGAAAATAGAAGGAAGAGGAGTATCTTTCTTAAAGCTAGGAGCACGTATTTTGACGATAGCAGCAGTTATATTCTTTGTTAGTGTCTTGATTTATAATGTTCATATTCGATTAGAGAAACAAAAAGAAGCAGCGGTAGATTTAAATGAGGTAGATCAAATAAATAAAGAAAATAAAGAACAAAACGAAAATAAAGAACAAAACGAAAATAAACAAGGAGAACATAACTCACAGAATTCAGACAGTGAACAAAGCCATGAGAATCAGCAAAACAAAGAGAGTAATCAAATTAATGAAGAGTACGGGAAAGATAATTTATTCGGGAATGAAAGAGAAGTTCCTGTCAGAGTTTCTATGGAAGAACTTCATCTTACAGGAGAGTTTAGGCTATCGGATTGTTATCTTACCAATGTAGTGCAACCAGAGAATCAATATATTATAGATAAAGAAGGAATACTATGGGGACTAGGTGATAATCGTGCAGGACAGCTTGGTCAGAGTGTGCAAGGTTATTTCGGTGAGGCATATGTTGATTATACCAAGGAACCAGTGAAAATAGCAGAGAATGTTGTCCATGTAGATGCTAGCAGAAATTATTTTGCTGTATATCTAACGGAAGATGGCAGTCTCTATGGAATGGGGGCTAATTTTGATGGACTTATGGGAATAAAACAGGTAGGCTCGTATTTTAATCATTCTATCGATGTCTGTGCAATTCGTCCTGTTTTGTTAATGAAGGACGTTGCTTATGCTAGATGTGGTGAATATCATATCCTAGTACTTAAAAAAGACGGAACTGTATGGAAAATTGGAGATACCAAGGATGATAGTCAAAAACCAGATTCGATGGGAACAATAGATTGGTATGAAAACACCCCGATTTCGGAACCAAAGAAGATGTTAGAAGATGCAATCTATATTTCCACAGATAGCTTTCAATGCGCAGCAATCCGCTCGGATGGAACTTTATGGACTTGGGGAGATAACAGAAAAGGAGTCTTAGGTACTGGAAATTATGAAGAAGGTACTGTAGAAACCCCTCAACAGATCGCTACTGATGTAAATATGGTATGGCTCGGTGAAGTAGCATTTAATTCTACAGTTACGAAGATAACTTATGGAATGAGACAAAGTGAAGCAAGGCTTCCTATTCCTCAAATGATTATTCAAAAGAAAGATGGTACCTTTTGGGGTTGTGGGGTAGGGTTTGGTGAGTACGAGAAAATAGTTAGTGGAGAGAAAATTAAACTATCAGCAGACTTAGTGCCAGTAGGGTTAACCAGCAAAGATAGTCAAATCATGAATCATGAACTTAGAGATTTTCCTTTAGGGACTTCATATTTCGAGGTGATTCAGTATCTAAAGAAAAAGCAAATCTCTTATCAAGCATTTGAAGTTAGTAATGAAATTGAGATTAGTCATAATTACTTTGGAAATCAATATGCTTGTAGTGTGCTTGAATTTTCGGATAGTGGTAAGCTAGAAACTATTGAAATTGGTTTTGGTTTCTCACCAGAGGGCAAGATTCGGGTTCAGAGTTCTGTAGAAGAGGTTCAAAGTATCTATGGGGAAGAGGATATAAGCCTTTACAAAAACAATGGAAGTATTATAAAAGAGTATGTCTATGCAAATGGATATCTACAGATATCGAGTAGAGATGGTGCTGTTACTAATATTAAGATTAGTAAATACTCTTTTTTACCCCAAGTAATTATGGAGAAGCTGTGCAGTAAAGAAGAACGAACCTATCAATCAGAACAGGATAAGTTGATGGAAATTCCACCAACGATAAATGAATTTGAATTACAGAATGGTAAGGTTATTCTTTATGAAACCGTAGATAGTCAATCATTAACTAGACAATATCAGGTAGAAACCATACCATGTAAACTTGGTAAGGCGGTAGTGGTAACTAGAAGTACAACAATTGATAATGAAACAAAAGTGGATCAGTTAATACTTTCCATCATGGATGATAAATTTGATAAAGTGCTAGCCAAAGTAATTAAACTGAATGCTATTGGAGGTAGTCACATTTCTATAAACGAACAAGAAGTTAGTGTGGAGTACTCAAAAAATCCTAAGAAAATAATAGAAAATGCATCAGATAAGGAAATAGGAAAAATTTATTTAACAGATGATGGCTGGGTTGAAAGAAATTAA